The following is a genomic window from Sporosarcina jeotgali.
CTGGCAGCACTTTATCTGACACACCTGCAGCCGTTTCCTCCAGCGATACTCCTCGGGAAATCTCTGCATCGCCCTGTACGATTTGTTCAGCGTCCAGACCGAACAAGAGTGCAGAACCGATTCCGATCAGCGCTGCAATGGCAGTCGTTCCAATGAGCAATCCTAAAATCAAGGCTGCCTGTTTTCCAAAGTTTTTCCCTGCTGCCACTTTAGTAAAGGCAGTCAAAATTGAAATGAAAACGAGTGGAACAACTATCATTTGAAGCAGTTTAATATAACCTGTGCCTAAAATGTTGAACCAAGGTACTGATTGCTGCAGTGCGCTAGACTCCGCTCCATAACTGACATGTAAAATAACCCCATATAAAATACCTAAACCTAATCCTGTGAACACCCGCTTTGAAAATGAAACATGTTTGCGGTTCATCCAAAACAATATTGCTGCTAAAAGAAGCAGCCCTGCCACATTCAACAAAACAAATCCTGTATCCATCCCAATGTCCCCCTTTGTAAGTAATCTATGATTTTTTGATTCACTTTAGTTTATGTACTTAATCCCGATATGTCAACTAGGGATTAAAGTTTTTTTAAAAAACAAGAAAAATTCTCGAGTCAGAATTCCTAAAACAACGCCATTACGCCAGTCTCTTTTGTTTAAACATATTCCAACGGGTCATAATTTTTGCTACAATAAACAAAATCTACTACGTAATTGGGGGACTTAGATGTTTACCTTACCTGTTTCAGAAACGGTTTCACTGAAGTTGCTAGAACAAGAAGATGCTGCAGAACTGTTCTTTCTGGTCAATGAATCAAGGACGCATTTAAGAGAATGGCTTCCATGGGTAGACGGCGCACTCTCTCCGGAAAGCTACCGCCCGGTTATTGAAATGTGGCTGAAACAGTTCGCAGAGCACAATGGCTTTCAGGCTGGGATTCTTTATAATGGAGAAATCGCCGGGATGATCGGATTCCACAAAATTGATTGGATGAATAAAAGTACCAGTTTAGGTTATTGGATCGGGGAACGTTTTCAAGGGAATGGCATCATGACAGACGCAGTTCGCGCAATGATTGACTATGCATTTTCAATCTATAAACTAAATCGCGTTGAGATTCGTTGCGGTACAGCGAACGCAAAGAGCCGTGCCATTCCAGAAAGACTCAACTTTCATCTTGAAGGAATACAGCGGGATGCTGAGTTTCTGTATGATCATTTTCATGATTTGGCTGTTTACAGTATTCTTGCGCGGGATTGGAACTAATCTATCTTTATCAGCTATTTCGCTTATACAGGAAGTAGCTGTTTTTTTATGTAATTTGTTTGAGAAACCGGGTTCATTCCTTATCGACTCGGGTATTTTAAGTACGTGTTACTGGTTTTTCAGAATCACCAGTTACCGAACTTTCCAACCATGCAAAACACGGACTGCATAGTTTAGTTCTGTCATCTTTAGTTCATGTAAAGTTCAGGTACTTAGGATACACTGTTTAAATAGTTTATTAACATAGACGTATTGTAAAGGAGGTCACACTATGGCAGCAGAAAAAACATCCAAAGTGAATATTGGCTTTGTTATTTTGTTGGTAGGTGTGTTCATGGCAGCACTTGATAACGGGATTATCAGTGCGGCGCTAACAACCATCAACACCTCATTTGACGTAAGTGCTACACAAGGATCTTGGGGGATTACTCTATATACGCTGGGTCTCGCTGTAATGACACCTATTGTCGGCAAGCTCGCTGACCGGTATGGACGAAAAAAACTTTTCCTCATCGAAATTGCGATTTTCACCGTCGGATCACTGGGAGTGGCACTTAGCCCGAACTTCGAGCTATTCCTCGCAGCCCGCTTATTCCAATCATTTGGAGGCGGCGGTATTTTCATCATCGCAAGTTCTCATGTACTAAGTACATTTACGAAAGAAAAACAAGGCAGCATGCTCGGACTTTTAGGAGGCATGAACGGGATCGCATCCGTTGTCGGACCTAACATCGGGAGCTTCCTTATCGATATCACAGGAAACTGGCATTGGCTGTTTATCATCAACGTTCCTATTGGAATCGCGCTTGTCATAGTCGGCTTCTTCTCATTGGAAGAAACAAAATCGTATGTAATGTCTAAAATTGACTTCCTCGGAATTTCGCTCTTGTCATTTTCTATATTGAGCGTCATGTTCGCCATTAATAACGTTGGCCGCGGGGGTTCCTTCACAGAAGCAATTGTAAAATGGAGTGTACTTGGACTTCTAGTTCTCGGCATCCTAATTTTCGCAGCGCTCATCTTTGTTGAAAAACGGAACGAACAGGGTGATACAATCGACCCGATCCTTCCCTACAGCTTACTTCGCAAGCCTACGTATGCGATGACTATGGTGATGGGATTATTATCAGGGACATTTATCGGTGCGATTATTTTCATTCCCTCATTTGCACAGCAGATTCTCGGGATTTCAGCGGCGAAATCAGGTTATTGGATGACACCGCTTGCTTTAGCGTCAGGGATCGGTGCAGGTGGCGGCGGTTATTTTGTGGATAAAAAAGGACCTGTTCCCACGCTGATATTTGCTGGAATTGTCGGGATCATCGGATTTGGCGGACTTGGATTTTTTGTAGATACTAAATTACTATTCATTGTATTCTCTGTCATTGCAGGGATTGGTTTCGGGTTTGTTCTCGGTGCTCCATTAACCGTCCTGACTTCGAATGCTGCAGGCAATCAAAAAGGTTCAGCGATTGGAACATTATCTGTAGCCAGGCAAGTCGGATTGACGATTTCACCGGCATTTTTTGCAGCCTTCATTCAAATGGGGTTCAGTAAAATTGGAGATCTCATTCCACAAAAATTGCAGGACCACGGAATTGACCCGAACACGCTTCCTGAAGGGGCACTGGAAGACTTGCAAGGTTCAAGTTATGGAGAACTTCAATCGAAAATCGATCAAATCCCTGCGCCAGAAGTTCGTGACGCACTTCATGAGGCATTCCAGCAAGCTGCCCATTCAGCCTACCAGCCAATCTATTTAACAACCGCTGTCATGGCACTGCTCATTATCATCATTGCCGTCGCATTCAGTAAGCAATATAAAAAAGATGCCATTGAAAGTGACCGGTTAGAAGAGCAATCTCAACACCCATCCGACACAGTTAAAAAATAAAATGTGAATGAAAAGCCGTTCTGGAATTTCCAGAGCGGCTTTTTTGCATAAAAAATCCTGAAGGCGACAAACAACCTTCAGGTTATTGAACCCATTCTGCTTTTAAAAGCAGACAGCGATCATACTCTTTCAGATGCTCCAGCTGTTCTTCTTCGTTCACTGGAAGTGCTTGCACTCTGCCGCTGGCTGAGACAATATAATACGCAAGATAGACGGCCTTCCCTTGTTTCAGCTTCAGTTCACCTTCAAATCCCGGCAGTAACGTAGAACCTCCCGGGACAGCTTCCAGTTCCGGCTGCAGCATTTCACCAGGCCCGCTGAATAGAATTCGATCTGCTGATTCCCCTTCCGTTGGCTGAACTCCAAAGGCAATGTGTGCGTGTGTGCCTTCTGCTGAACCGTTCCACGGCATTTCTGCCAGTGTACCGATAAACTCGCCCTGTTCAAACTGCTCAACGGAAAGCTGGATTGTTCTGCCAGCTGATAATGGATCCTTCGAGCTGAAATGCAGAGCGTCAATTCCGCCTGAACTGTAGATTAACTGCCGCTCATCTTCCGTCAATACCCGCTGCGTCAGCGTGATGGATTTACCGCCAAGACATCCTGAAAGCAAAAGTGCGACTAGTATCAGGATTCCACTTACACCTATTCGTTTCACGTGCATCCCCTTTGTCTGTCAGCGTTTTACCTCACAACTAGTTGGCAGAAAAACATAATTGTCTTTTTCAATTCGGTTTCCGAACGTTAATGGGACCCGTTCACTGAAAATCGGTCCATTTGCAACGACTGTATGGAATTCTCCGGACTCTCCACAACTATCGATTCCAAGAGCGTCAAGTTCATCCATCACTTCAATCGTAAATCGCTCTCCAAGGAATCGTTCCGGCATCCGATTCGTGTCGACTACAATAATATACGCTTCAAATCCTGCGGCGATGAATTCCTCAAGCAATTGTCTTCTTGGAATTAGCCATAGCGGATGCCACGCCGTCATGCCTGCCTTTTCGCACGCCTGCTGTACCCAAGTCCGATGGTCTTCTAAATCGATATCGCCAAAGACACCGCAGTCAATACCTGCTTGCGTGCTTTCTTTCATCGCTCCGATAAACTCTTGTTCATAGGTTGCCCAGGACGCTTGCCGCTTCATGAAAGGTACACCCATGCGCTCAGCTTGTGCACGGATCACTGATTCTGGCAGGGCATGCGATCTAGAACGATCGGCCTCTTCCTCAAACATCGTCCAGACCCGTGTGAGCTTGCCATCATTCTGTCCTGCTTTGTACACAGCCATCGCAGAGTCTTTCCCTCCGCTCCAAGAAGCTACGAATTTTTTGTTCATGCGATCCACTTCCCTTTTCATAGACTTGCAGACAGTATAGCATTTAAGAGTCGCCAACAAAAAACTCCCTAGGCGCACATGGCCTCAGGGAGCTGACTTCTAAACTGAATTTTCCAAGTTAGATTGCTTTTTTTAATTGCAGCGATTCAATCGTATCGCGCAACTGTTTCAGGTGGCGCTTCTCATGCAATCCTACGAATGGGAACCATTGACACAATGGAATTTGTCCAAAAATCGGATGCTTGAATGACTTTTTCATAAGTGATTCTTTGTTGCTGCTGTCATATACATCGAGTAAATATAACCGGGAATTGTGTAATTCCTGCTTCATCTCGCAAAGCGTCTTAAATGTATCAGAAGGAACTGTTCGTCCTGGAGCTTCTACTTTAATAATACGGTTGGTTGAAATGGAAATCGGCTTTTTCATCGCTTTTGGGCTTTCTGGATTCTTTAATTCCTTTGCCACATTTGAAGCGATGAGCGCTTCCATGAGCGAGAGATGCTCGAGGATTTGTTTCGGTGACCAGCCGCCATTGGCAGGTTTCCGATTGAGTTCCTCATTCGTCAGTCCTTGGACTGCTTGTAAAATTTTCTTGCGTATTTTATTATTGCCTTCAAAAACCATGGTACCCCTCCTACGCAGTTTTCGCGTCTGCATTCTCTCTGAAATATATTTGAATCATACGCCCATATTCTTGAAAAAGAAACCCTAAATCCAACTGTCAGAATAGTAAATTCCCGTCCCTTTTACACCTCATCTGACACCGATCATAGACCACCTTTCAAAAGAATACAACCTTTATGGGTTAATCCTATTGTGAAAGGGTTTCCAGCGGTTTTTCATGCAAAAATAATGAATGGTTTTATTCAAAAAAACAGGCCCTCCTAGGAGAACCTGTTTTCCTCATTTTATGATGGCATTGGCGTATCAGTTGGACGCGCGTACCCTGTTTTATAATCTGAATCGATTGTCGCTCGAATCTCTTTTAAAGATTTACCTTCTTGCGCCATCTTCACAGACTTGATTGCGATTTCTACACAGACGTCACAGCGCGTGCCATGGTCATCCCAGACGACAGAACCGTCTTTGCGGATTTCATCCACAAAACAGTTCAAGTTGTTGTCGTGATCTGCACTGTCTGCACACCCGCAATAGCAAGGCATGTATTTCAAAATATCTTCTGCATGACCTGCTACTTGATAAACAAGTTGAAGATTCTCCGATTTGTCATCGAGAAATTCAGGCTGTTGTTCTGCAGAAGCAGTGACTTGCTTTAAGTCACCATTGGGAAGCTGCTTCTCTTCACCTACAGCAAGCGCTGGAGATTCATCGTGGTGCTGTTCTGTAGCCGTTTTCCCACTGCATGCAGCGAGAACCATCATAAGTATCGCTAAGATCGGCATGAGACGTTTTTTCATGGGCATGTCGACTCCTTTTCTTAAAGGTTGTCCATTAAGCATACCCGATGGAGAGCGTACGCACCGTTACAATATTGTGACGACTTACAGGCCGGTCATTTTTGAAGGGTCAACCCACTCATTGAACTGATCTTCAGTTAGAAGTCCTGTTTTTAGTGCAGCTTCCTTCAAAGTTGTACCTTCTTTGTGAGCCATTTTCGCGATTTTCGCGGCATTTTCATACCCAATATGCGGATTCAGAGCAGTTACGAGCATAAGTGAGTTTTTCACTTTGTTGTCGATTTCTTCACGATTCGGTTCAATTCCAACTGCACAATTGTCATTGAAGCTGACCATACCTTCTGCTAACAATTTTGCTGTTTGCAAGAAGTTGAAGATGATGACCGGTTTAAATACGTTGAGCTCAAAGTTACCTTGGCTCGCTGCAAACCCGATTGTTGCGTCATTCCCCATGACTTGAGCAACGACCATCGTCAACGCTTCACTTTGTGTCGGGTTCACTTTACCTGGCATAATTGAACTGCCTGGCTCGTTTTCAGGAATCGTGATTTCACCGATACCTGAACGCGGACCGCTTGCTAACCAGCGAACGTCATTGGCAATCTTCATAAGATCCGCTGCGAGTGCTTTCATTGCCCCGTGTGTGTAAACGACTTCGTCATAGCTTGTCAATGCGTGGAATTTGTTTTCAGCTGATGTGAATTCAATCCCGACAGACTTGGAAATTTCTTCGGCTACTTTGTCTCCGAATCCTTTTGGTGCGTTCAGTCCCGTACCTACAGCTGTTCCGCCGATAGCAAGTTCTTTCATCGACTGCACGCTGTCTTTTAACATTTTCTCAGTTTTCACAAGCATTTGGTGCCAGCCGCTCATCTCTTGTCCAAGTGTAAGCGGGGTTGCATCTTGCAAGTGTGTACGACCGATTTTGATAATATCCATGAACGCTTCAGATTTATCGCCCAGCGTCTTTTTTAGTTTTTCGAGTGCTGGAATAAGTTCACGCTCCACTGCAATTACGCCTGACACGTGAAGGGCTGTCGGGAATGTATCGTTTGAACTTTGTGACTTGTTCACGTCATCGTTCGGATGCAAACGTTCTTCCTCGCCCCACTGTTCTAATAACTGGTTCCCGCGGTTTGCGAGTACTTCGTTCATATTCATGTTGGATTGCGTTCCACTGCCTGTTTGCCAAACGACGAGCGGGAAATGATCGTCCCATTTGCCTTCTAGTACTTCATTGGCTGCAGCTGCGATCGCTTTCATCTTCACTTCAGAAAGGTTTCCGAATGAGTGACTTGCAATGGCTGCAGATTTTTTCAAATGTGCAAAGGCTTGGATGACGCCAGTCGGAATGCGCTCTCCGCCAATTTTAAAGTTTTGTTTACTGCGTTGTGTCTGTGCGCCCCACAGTTTGTCCGCCGGGACTTGAATTTCACCAAACGTATCGTGTTCAATGCGGTATTCCATCCTGAAAACCCCTTTTCGCAATTAAATTCACTCTCTTCTAATCTATCATGACGGATTCCGCATGCAAAATCAAAGATATTTGAATTGATTGAATGAGAAAAGATCCGCCACATTGAGCGGATCTTCCTTTTACAATTCGCGGCGAAGCGCATCGATGACGTCAATTTGTGTTGCTTTACGTGCGGGACGCCAGCCGGAGACCATCGCAACGCCGATACTGATGGCTGATGCAATGACAACGAGTTGCCATGGAATGATGGAGAATGTGACGTTCAATTCCTCAAAATCTCCTTCTCCAAGCGCCGCTCCTACTATGAGCGGCAAAATGTAATTCGCAAGGATGCTGATGGCGTAAGACAGAATAACCGCGATTACGGTTCCAATGATTCCAATCCATGCACTTTCCAGTAAAAATAGACGCTGAATCAATTTCGGCTTCGCTCCGAGTGCTTTCATGACACCGATTTCACGCGTACGCTCCGTAACCGCCATCGTCATCGTATTGAATATACCGATGGATGAAATTAAAATTGCGATGGTTCCGACAAAGATCAGTCCCGCTTTTAAAGCTAGGAAAAAGACATCAATCTGTTCCAATTCTTCAGAAATGGAATAGACAGAATACCCATCGTTTTTGAGTGAAGTCGTGATGCCTTTTACATTTTGCAGTTCATCCGCGTAAACGTTCAGGTTCGAATTGAGCAGCGAGTCTTCGCTTCCTTCCGCCTTATGCCGGTCATAAATGGCTTCCAGCTCTGGAATTAATGAAGCATCTGCATATAATTTTCCGTCAGAGATGAAGTCTTTTGAAGGGGCCTTTGCTATTCCGACAATCGTGAGTTTGATCGGCTCTTTGTAAAATTCATTCGTTTCATAGCTTCCGAATTCATAGGTGATTTCCTTTCCTAGTAATTCGCCTTCATAGTGCGGCAACTCGGCTTCCGCTTGATCTTCATCGTTCGCTTGAGTGTCTCGTTGTTGATTTTGAAATTTCTCAACTTCTTCTTCATTCATTAAATTCTTAGCAAAATCATATCCAACTACGATTTCAGATTTTGTCTTTGGCAATCGTCCTTCTGCTAAAGCGAATCCTGCCTTTTTTTCCTCGTTAAAGTCAGTAACGAGAAGACCGCTCTGGCTCGTATATTTATCCAGCGCGGATTCCTGCGCAGCATTCACTTCTTGTCTGAGAACTACGGCTTTCACATGATCGAGTTTTTTCATCTTGTCCGCTTTCTCTATATCTAAATCTGCAGCGTAGACTTCCACTTGAGTCACAAGACGGTTATCGAGAATCTCTCTTTTCAATGTATCCTGTATTCCAAAACCGACAGAAGCCAGGATGATAAGGAAAGCCGTACCCATGGTTGCGGCTAAAATCGTCATGAAGACGCGAAGTTTATTCTTTTTAATGTGCTGGCTCACAAAGTCCAGCTGATCTTTAAATTGCATGATGCATACCTCCTGCTTTCAAAACGCCGTCATGCATTTGATAAATCTCATCTGCAATCGAAGCCACTTCATCGTCATGTGTAATAATGACGAATGTAATTCCGCGGGATTCGTTCAGTGAACGGATGAGCGCAAGGATTTCCTGTTCAGTTTCTGAGTCCAGACTGCCCGTTGGCTCGTCCGCAAAAATGATGGGCGGATTCGTAATCAGGGCACGGGCGATACTGACGCGCTGCTGCTGTCCGCCAGACAACTCATTCGGATAATGATCTTGCACTTCTTTCAAACCGACGTGCTGAACGAGTTGCCTTACGAGTTTTGTGCGTTCCGTTTTTGAGACACCTTTCAGTTTTAAAGGAAGTTCAATATTTTCGAATGTCGTGAGACCGGGCATAAGTTGAAAGTTTTGGAAGATGAATCCGAATTGGTCGAGGCGGAATTCTGCACTTTGGGTTTCAGTGAAGTCAGAAGTCACCGTCCCATTGACCGTAATCCGTCCGCTTTCAGGCTTCAAGAATCCAGCCATAATATGCAGCAGTGTTGACTTCCCTGATCCACTTCTGCCGACAATGGAGATGATGGATCCTTTTTCGACTTCGAATGATAGGTCTTTCAGGACGGGCACGGGGCGCTCTTTTCCTTTTTTACCGATTTTGAATGAATGCTGAATATGTTCTACACGAATCACGTTGTTGTCCTCCTCTAAATTGCTGATACGTTGAGTATGACAGCCAAATCTTTAGAAGAAGTGTATGAAAATATGAAGAGTTTCTTAAGATGTTGAATTTTTTCACAGAGAGGGCTTCGCAAGGCGAAGCACACCCATTAAATCTTGGTTTGGATTGGTTAAGGGCACTTTTTCGCGAGCGGGTGTGCTGCTGGCCTGGGAAAACGGTCCGCGGGCGGTGCGGTTATGATCACTTTTCGAGTTTTATGAGCGCGTATCCTGGTTTATGATCACTTTTCTAGATTTAAGAGCACATCTCAGGGATTATGAGCGATTTTAGAGTTTTATGAGCGCAATTCCGTTTTTATGAGCGATTCCACAGTTTTATGACCGCTCTCTCAACCCAATGGCTGCTTTAAGACCCCCCCAGCCTCACAACTCGCCGCACTAAATGCTTCGCATGGCGAAGCACACCCATTAAATCTTGGTTTTGATTGGTTAAGGGCACTTTTTCGCGAGCACGTGTGCTGCTGGCCTGGAAAACGTCCGCGGGCGGTGCGGTTATGATCACTTTTGAAGTTTTATGAGCGCATATTCTGGCTAATGATCACTTTTCCTTATTTATGATCACATCTCAGGGGTTATGAGCGATTTTAGAGTTTTATGAGCGCAATTCCGTTTTTATGAGCGGTTCTACAGTTTTATGAGCGCTCTCCCAACCCAATGGCTGCTTTAAGACCCCCCCCGGCCTCACAACTCGCCGCACTAAATGCTTCGCATGGCGAAGCTCACCCATTAAATCTAGGTTTGGATTGGCTAAGGGCACTTTTTCGCGAGCGGGTGTGCTGCTGTCCTGGGAAAACGTCCGCGGGCGGTGAGGTTATGATCGCTTTTTGAGTTTTATGAGCGCATATCCTGGTTTATGATCACTTTTCCTGAGTTATGAGCGTATCTCAGGGGTTATGAGCGATTTTAGAGTTTTATGAGCGCAATTCCGTTTTTATGAGCGATTCCACAGTTTTATGAGCGCTCTCCAACCAATGGCTGCTTTAATTCCCCCAGCCTCACAACTCGCCGCACTAAATGCTTCGCATGGCGAAGCACACCAATTAAATCTTGGTTTTGATTGGTTAAGGGCACTTTTTCGCGAGCGGGTGTGCTGCTAGCCTGGAAAACGGTCCGCGGGCGATGAGGTTATGATCACTTTTGGAGTTTTATGAGCGCATATCCTGGCTTATGATCACTTTTCCTGATTTATGATCACATCTCAAGGGTTATGAGCGATTTTGTAGTTTTATGAGCGCAA
Proteins encoded in this region:
- a CDS encoding DinB family protein, producing MVFEGNNKIRKKILQAVQGLTNEELNRKPANGGWSPKQILEHLSLMEALIASNVAKELKNPESPKAMKKPISISTNRIIKVEAPGRTVPSDTFKTLCEMKQELHNSRLYLLDVYDSSNKESLMKKSFKHPIFGQIPLCQWFPFVGLHEKRHLKQLRDTIESLQLKKAI
- a CDS encoding ABC transporter ATP-binding protein; protein product: MIRVEHIQHSFKIGKKGKERPVPVLKDLSFEVEKGSIISIVGRSGSGKSTLLHIMAGFLKPESGRITVNGTVTSDFTETQSAEFRLDQFGFIFQNFQLMPGLTTFENIELPLKLKGVSKTERTKLVRQLVQHVGLKEVQDHYPNELSGGQQQRVSIARALITNPPIIFADEPTGSLDSETEQEILALIRSLNESRGITFVIITHDDEVASIADEIYQMHDGVLKAGGMHHAI
- a CDS encoding ABC transporter permease — encoded protein: MQFKDQLDFVSQHIKKNKLRVFMTILAATMGTAFLIILASVGFGIQDTLKREILDNRLVTQVEVYAADLDIEKADKMKKLDHVKAVVLRQEVNAAQESALDKYTSQSGLLVTDFNEEKKAGFALAEGRLPKTKSEIVVGYDFAKNLMNEEEVEKFQNQQRDTQANDEDQAEAELPHYEGELLGKEITYEFGSYETNEFYKEPIKLTIVGIAKAPSKDFISDGKLYADASLIPELEAIYDRHKAEGSEDSLLNSNLNVYADELQNVKGITTSLKNDGYSVYSISEELEQIDVFFLALKAGLIFVGTIAILISSIGIFNTMTMAVTERTREIGVMKALGAKPKLIQRLFLLESAWIGIIGTVIAVILSYAISILANYILPLIVGAALGEGDFEELNVTFSIIPWQLVVIASAISIGVAMVSGWRPARKATQIDVIDALRREL
- a CDS encoding diphthine--ammonia ligase; protein product: MNKKFVASWSGGKDSAMAVYKAGQNDGKLTRVWTMFEEEADRSRSHALPESVIRAQAERMGVPFMKRQASWATYEQEFIGAMKESTQAGIDCGVFGDIDLEDHRTWVQQACEKAGMTAWHPLWLIPRRQLLEEFIAAGFEAYIIVVDTNRMPERFLGERFTIEVMDELDALGIDSCGESGEFHTVVANGPIFSERVPLTFGNRIEKDNYVFLPTSCEVKR
- a CDS encoding MFS transporter, with protein sequence MAAEKTSKVNIGFVILLVGVFMAALDNGIISAALTTINTSFDVSATQGSWGITLYTLGLAVMTPIVGKLADRYGRKKLFLIEIAIFTVGSLGVALSPNFELFLAARLFQSFGGGGIFIIASSHVLSTFTKEKQGSMLGLLGGMNGIASVVGPNIGSFLIDITGNWHWLFIINVPIGIALVIVGFFSLEETKSYVMSKIDFLGISLLSFSILSVMFAINNVGRGGSFTEAIVKWSVLGLLVLGILIFAALIFVEKRNEQGDTIDPILPYSLLRKPTYAMTMVMGLLSGTFIGAIIFIPSFAQQILGISAAKSGYWMTPLALASGIGAGGGGYFVDKKGPVPTLIFAGIVGIIGFGGLGFFVDTKLLFIVFSVIAGIGFGFVLGAPLTVLTSNAAGNQKGSAIGTLSVARQVGLTISPAFFAAFIQMGFSKIGDLIPQKLQDHGIDPNTLPEGALEDLQGSSYGELQSKIDQIPAPEVRDALHEAFQQAAHSAYQPIYLTTAVMALLIIIIAVAFSKQYKKDAIESDRLEEQSQHPSDTVKK
- the fumC gene encoding class II fumarate hydratase, producing the protein MEYRIEHDTFGEIQVPADKLWGAQTQRSKQNFKIGGERIPTGVIQAFAHLKKSAAIASHSFGNLSEVKMKAIAAAANEVLEGKWDDHFPLVVWQTGSGTQSNMNMNEVLANRGNQLLEQWGEEERLHPNDDVNKSQSSNDTFPTALHVSGVIAVERELIPALEKLKKTLGDKSEAFMDIIKIGRTHLQDATPLTLGQEMSGWHQMLVKTEKMLKDSVQSMKELAIGGTAVGTGLNAPKGFGDKVAEEISKSVGIEFTSAENKFHALTSYDEVVYTHGAMKALAADLMKIANDVRWLASGPRSGIGEITIPENEPGSSIMPGKVNPTQSEALTMVVAQVMGNDATIGFAASQGNFELNVFKPVIIFNFLQTAKLLAEGMVSFNDNCAVGIEPNREEIDNKVKNSLMLVTALNPHIGYENAAKIAKMAHKEGTTLKEAALKTGLLTEDQFNEWVDPSKMTGL
- a CDS encoding PCYCGC motif-containing (lipo)protein, which translates into the protein MKKRLMPILAILMMVLAACSGKTATEQHHDESPALAVGEEKQLPNGDLKQVTASAEQQPEFLDDKSENLQLVYQVAGHAEDILKYMPCYCGCADSADHDNNLNCFVDEIRKDGSVVWDDHGTRCDVCVEIAIKSVKMAQEGKSLKEIRATIDSDYKTGYARPTDTPMPS
- a CDS encoding GNAT family N-acetyltransferase produces the protein MFTLPVSETVSLKLLEQEDAAELFFLVNESRTHLREWLPWVDGALSPESYRPVIEMWLKQFAEHNGFQAGILYNGEIAGMIGFHKIDWMNKSTSLGYWIGERFQGNGIMTDAVRAMIDYAFSIYKLNRVEIRCGTANAKSRAIPERLNFHLEGIQRDAEFLYDHFHDLAVYSILARDWN